The genomic region CGAACCGGGCTTGGCAATCACCATACCGCGTTCGATATCGGCTTTTTGGATCCCGCGCAGGAGGACGCCGACGTTATCGCCAGCCATCCCTTCATCGAGAACCTTTTGGAACATCTCGACACCCGTCACCGTGGTGCTGCGAGTATCTTTGATGCCGACGAGTTCGACGGTATCGCCAACTTTGACCTTACCGCGTTCGATCCGACCCGTCGCCACCGTACCGCGACCCGTAATCGAGAAGACGTCTTCGACCGCCATCAAGAACGGTTTGTCGATATCGCGTTCCGGAGTGGGGATGTAAGCATCGACCTCGTCCATCAGCGAGTAGATTTTATCAACCCACTCGTTGTCACCTTTTTTGATGTTCGGGTTGCTGGTGAGCGCTTCGAGGGCCAACAAGGCAGAACCAGAAACGATCGGAATGTCATCGCCGGGGAAGTCGTAGTCGCTGAGCAGTTCGCGGACTTCGAGTTCGACGAGTTCGAGCAGTTCTTCGTCGTCAACTTGGTCTTGCTTGTTCAAGAAAACCACGATGTTGGGAACGCCGACCTGTTTGGCCAACAGGATATGCTCGCGGGTTTGAGGCATCGGCCCATCGGCAGCAGAGACCACCAGGATCGCCCCATCCAT from Oxynema aestuarii AP17 harbors:
- the tuf gene encoding elongation factor Tu; the protein is MARAKFERNKPHVNIGTIGHVDHGKTTLTAAITLTLASLGQARARKYDEIDAAPEEKARGITINTAHVEYQTDDRHYAHVDCPGHADYVKNMITGAAQMDGAILVVSAADGPMPQTREHILLAKQVGVPNIVVFLNKQDQVDDEELLELVELEVRELLSDYDFPGDDIPIVSGSALLALEALTSNPNIKKGDNEWVDKIYSLMDEVDAYIPTPERDIDKPFLMAVEDVFSITGRGTVATGRIERGKVKVGDTVELVGIKDTRSTTVTGVEMFQKVLDEGMAGDNVGVLLRGIQKADIERGMVIAKPGSITPHTKFESEVYVLKKEEGGRHTPFFPGYRPQFYVRTTDVTGTIDAFTADDGSPAEMVMPGDRVKMTVELINPIAIEQGMRFAIREGGRTVGAGVVSKILV